One window from the genome of Salvia splendens isolate huo1 chromosome 9, SspV2, whole genome shotgun sequence encodes:
- the LOC121749766 gene encoding stress-response A/B barrel domain-containing protein UP3-like — MLCVKAALRTNALSFALRSPHPLRRFPSSVRMSSSAPSQIIEHVVLLKAKSSADPSAIGDMVRNLNGLATLDSVLHISAGPVARCRSTALTFTHLLHSRYRSKSDLASYTDDPVHVSVVANYVLPVVDDVMAVDWVAYDFSGPVAIPPGSSLRLTVMKLKEEEVGKGEILGIVRGMKGKFDSIEQLTVGENFSPGRSKGFSIASIAVVKDLESLGEQSDLVNEQKDKAREFLDGVVVLDYAVPASVPASL, encoded by the coding sequence ATGCTGTGTGTGAAAGCCGCACTTCGCACCAACGCCCTCTCCTTCGCACTCCGCTCACCGCACCCTCTCCGCCGCTTTCCTTCCTCCGTCAGAATGTCTTCCTCCGCCCCCAGCCAGATCATCGAGCACGTGGTCCTATTGAAAGCGAAGTCCTCTGCCGACCCTTCCGCCATCGGCGACATGGTCCGCAACCTCAACGGCCTCGCAACCCTCGATTCCGTCCTCCACATCTCCGCCGGCCCCGTCGCCCGCTGCCGATCCACCGCCCTCACCTTCACTCACCTCCTCCACTCTCGCTACAGATCCAAATCGGATCTGGCGTCCTACACCGATGACCCCGTCCACGTCAGCGTCGTCGCCAATTACGTCTTGCCAGTCGTCGACGACGTAATGGCCGTCGATTGGGTGGCCTACGACTTCTCCGGGCCGGTGGCGATCCCTCCAGGGTCGTCGCTGCGGCTGACGGTGATGAAACTGAAGGAGGAGGAGGTCGGGAAGGGTGAGATTTTGGGGATTGTGAGAGGGATGAAGGGGAAATTCGATTCGATTGAGCAGCTGACGGTTGGAGAGAATTTCTCGCCGGGGAGGAGCAAGGGCTTCTCGATTGCGTCGATTGCGGTGGTGAAGGACCTTGAATCGTTGGGCGAACAATCGGATCTGGTGAATGAGCAAAAGGATAAGGCGAGAGAGTTTCTCGACGGCGTTGTGGTGCTCGATTATGCGGTGCCGGCTTCTGTTCCGGCTAGCCTTTAA
- the LOC121746529 gene encoding bet1-like SNARE 1-1 has protein sequence MNPRRDRNARAALFDGIEEGGIRASSSYSSHEIDEQENDRAMEGLQDRVIMLKRLSGDIHEEVDSHNRMLDRMGNEMDASRGVLSGTMDKFKMVFETKSSRRMFTLVASFVAVFLIVYYLTR, from the exons ATGAATCCTAGAAG GGATCGGAATGCTAGAGCTGCTCTTTTTGATGGTATTGAAGAAGGAGGTATTAGGGCATCATCATCTTACTCCTCTCATGAGATCGATGAGCAAGAGAATGATCGAGCCATGGAAGGGTTACAAGATCGAGTTATCATGCTGAAAAGG TTGTCTGGTGATATACACGAGGAGGTTGATTCGCATAACCGAATGCTGGACAGAATG ggAAATGAGATGGATGCCTCAAGGGGAGTTTTATCTGGAACCATGGATAAATTTAAGATG GTGTTCGAGACAAAATCGAGTAGAAGGATGTTTACGCTTGTGGCATCTTTTGTGGCTGTTTTTCTCATTGTATACTATCTTACCAGAtaa